From bacterium, the proteins below share one genomic window:
- a CDS encoding zf-HC2 domain-containing protein translates to MTRDDTACDGIGSQLAGYAAGEMDPREVVEVERHLATCPDCRGELAREIALREALASLPVVSCPARITEDILAAVDAPDRGIGA, encoded by the coding sequence ATGACCAGAGATGACACTGCGTGCGACGGGATCGGCAGCCAGCTTGCCGGCTACGCCGCGGGAGAAATGGACCCGCGCGAGGTCGTCGAAGTGGAGCGGCACCTCGCGACGTGTCCCGACTGTCGCGGCGAGCTGGCCAGGGAGATCGCGTTGCGCGAGGCGCTGGCGTCGCTGCCCGTCGTCTCGTGCCCCGCGCGGATCACCGAGGACATCCTCGCGGCGGTGGACGCCCCCGACCGCGGTATCGGAGCGG
- a CDS encoding RNA polymerase sigma factor: MDKRAFVEILQRQRDRVYSYSLYYLRDRDDAEDVTQDAFLRLWNKRHEVDPQRVEAWLIRVAHNLCIDRTRRRDAARRRLELPDALAAAANATSAAETAPDHGLQREQTRAMLLDAMDALQDETRSAMILHYFQGLKLDEVAGMLGIKTSTVKVQLHRARQVLRRVLEPGRECDPAVKRETV; this comes from the coding sequence ATGGACAAACGCGCGTTCGTCGAGATCCTGCAGCGCCAACGGGACCGCGTCTACAGCTACTCCCTGTACTACCTGAGGGACAGGGACGATGCCGAGGACGTCACCCAGGACGCCTTCCTGCGCCTCTGGAACAAGCGGCACGAGGTGGATCCGCAGCGCGTGGAAGCCTGGCTGATCAGGGTCGCGCACAACCTCTGCATCGATCGGACGCGGCGGCGCGATGCAGCCAGGAGGCGTCTGGAGCTGCCGGACGCGCTGGCCGCCGCGGCGAACGCGACGAGCGCCGCGGAAACCGCTCCCGATCACGGGCTGCAGCGGGAGCAGACCCGGGCCATGCTGCTGGACGCCATGGACGCCCTGCAGGACGAGACGCGCAGCGCCATGATCCTGCACTACTTCCAGGGCCTGAAGCTCGACGAGGTCGCCGGAATGCTGGGCATCAAGACGAGCACCGTGAAGGTGCAGCTGCATCGGGCGCGTCAGGTGCTGCGCCGGGTGCTGGAGCCGGGGCGCGAGTGCGATCCGGCCGTGAAACGGGAGACGGTATGA
- a CDS encoding sulfatase, with the protein MKKQTKRRKRTKAPRTRIALIAAGPLLAGMVFLWLHQGGGGTPSPRAGRSPGPGVLLLGIDTLREDHTCSFESSGVRTPHMEALARDGIRFARCFSTAPWTLPSFASIFTGQLPSRHEAIGGDFQMLDDRHQTIAERFSAAGYHTVGFMGVYYLTSVYGMEQGYNTDMKVPKVMTDYDQASTITALSLEYCKRYGDEPLYLFTHYFDPHAPYAPPPPYDAIYYFDRDPRSPGEPILDAIMASETLTDDNKETGMYDWLDGITDWRYPTSQYAAEVSYTDKQVGRLLAGLKEMGLYDDMLIVLVADHGEHLMDHDIYFTHYLPYQETLHVPLIVKLPGNRGAGRVVSEPVSTLDVLPTIMEVAGLENPGDLAGRSLLPAMLGDEEIGPRTLLAEQGSAPDRFTKALVEWPWKLIYFREGGTERVELYRLDRDPYERTDLSGRTPGVAADLVEKLWSNFDLDSPLTQSGEQRPAELDTAARQRLRSLGYVD; encoded by the coding sequence TTGAAGAAGCAGACGAAGCGGAGGAAGCGGACGAAGGCGCCGCGCACGCGGATCGCGCTGATCGCCGCAGGGCCGTTGCTGGCGGGGATGGTCTTCCTGTGGCTGCATCAGGGTGGGGGCGGGACGCCGTCGCCGCGGGCCGGACGTTCGCCCGGGCCCGGCGTGCTGCTGCTGGGCATCGACACGCTGCGCGAGGACCACACCTGCAGCTTCGAGTCCTCCGGAGTGCGCACGCCCCACATGGAAGCACTGGCCCGCGACGGCATCCGCTTCGCCCGCTGCTTCTCGACCGCGCCGTGGACCCTGCCCTCGTTCGCGTCGATCTTCACGGGCCAGCTGCCATCGCGCCACGAGGCCATCGGCGGCGATTTCCAGATGCTCGACGACCGGCACCAGACCATCGCCGAGCGCTTCTCGGCGGCCGGCTACCATACGGTCGGTTTCATGGGCGTCTACTATCTGACCTCCGTCTACGGCATGGAGCAGGGTTACAACACGGACATGAAGGTGCCCAAGGTCATGACCGACTACGATCAGGCCAGCACCATCACCGCGCTCTCCCTGGAATACTGCAAGCGCTACGGCGACGAGCCCCTTTACCTCTTCACCCATTACTTCGATCCCCACGCGCCCTACGCGCCGCCGCCGCCTTACGACGCCATCTACTACTTCGATCGCGATCCGCGGAGTCCCGGCGAACCAATCCTCGACGCCATCATGGCGTCGGAGACCCTGACCGACGACAACAAGGAGACCGGCATGTACGACTGGCTCGACGGGATAACCGACTGGCGGTATCCCACGAGCCAGTACGCCGCGGAGGTCAGCTACACCGACAAGCAGGTGGGACGCCTGCTCGCGGGGCTGAAGGAGATGGGTCTCTACGACGACATGCTGATCGTGCTGGTGGCCGACCACGGCGAGCATCTGATGGACCACGACATCTACTTCACCCACTACCTGCCCTACCAGGAGACCCTCCACGTGCCGTTGATCGTGAAGCTGCCCGGCAACCGCGGCGCCGGCCGCGTCGTCTCCGAGCCGGTCTCGACCCTGGACGTGCTGCCCACTATCATGGAGGTCGCGGGACTGGAGAACCCGGGCGACCTGGCGGGCCGCAGCCTGCTGCCGGCGATGCTGGGCGACGAGGAGATCGGGCCGCGCACCCTGCTTGCCGAGCAGGGCTCGGCGCCCGACCGCTTCACCAAGGCGCTGGTGGAGTGGCCGTGGAAGCTGATCTATTTCCGCGAGGGCGGGACCGAGCGCGTCGAGCTCTACCGTCTCGACCGGGACCCGTACGAGCGCACCGACCTCTCCGGCCGGACCCCCGGCGTGGCGGCCGATCTCGTCGAGAAGCTGTGGTCCAACTTCGACCTGGATTCGCCCCTGACGCAGAGCGGCGAGCAGCGCCCGGCCGAGCTGGACACGGCCGCACGCCAGCGCCTGCGCTCGCTGGGCTACGTCGACTGA